GCCTTGCTGAAGGCCTTTTGCAGCTTCTCGTATTGTGTCTTGATCTTTTCTGCATGATACACGTACACCGGTGTACCAAACTCTTCCGCCGTTTTCACCAGGAAGTCGGCGCTGAGAACATCGCTTTGCTTAGGCATTGTATGGTTGTAAATTGAATGTGCGAAAATAACAAGAATATTAATCTTCCTGCATAAAATCATCCAGGTCCCGGCGTTCTTTCTTGGTGGGGCGCCCGATCTTGCTCGGGCGTTTACCGGTATGGAAGCTGGAAGCAACGTGCTGGTTGAACTGCTGATCTGCTTCCGGCGTGATATCCAGGTAGTATTTAATGGCTTCCGCGTATTGCAGGCGGTTCGGCAGAAGGCCCGTCACCTCTATCTTCCAGCGTTTAGCCTCCGTCTTTATTTCATACTGGTCCCCGATGTTCACGTTGCGGGATGCTTTCACGGATGTGCCGTTCATCTTCACTTTGCCGGTATCACATGCCGCAGCCGCCTGGGTGCGGGTTTTGAATATACGGATCGCCCAGAGATATTTGTCCAGGCGGAGTTTTTCTGCGCTCATGCCGCAAAATTACGAATAAGCGGGATTGTATGCGGAACGGGATGACGAGCGGGATTCGTCAGCGGACCGGCAGCTGTGCCTGAAGCAAATGCTCATCCCGGGAAAACACCGCCCATGCAGCCTGAAAAGGAAAAGGGTTGCACCTGTTTCCGGTACAACCCTTTCCAAAATTATGTGTTGTAAACTGTCTGTTTATTTAGCTGCGGTCTTTTTAACGACCGGTTTTGCTGTGTTTGCGCCTTTCTTGGCTTCCGGCATTTTCACCGGGGCAGGGAAACGGGATTTGTCCACTGTTGCCGCCTTGTCGTCAAGGGTGAGCTGCAGGGATGCTTTCAGTATCTCTTCTTTCTCTGCGAGGAATGCCTTCATTTTTTCTTTCGGAATGCGCAGGTCGTAGCTGTTGTCTTCTCCGGCCAGTGACCTGGCAAAATCCGGGTTAAGTCTTTCCAGTTCAGCCTGTTCCATGCCCAGTTTCTTTGCGATGGCTTCCATCCTGTATTTGCCGGTGATGTTGAACTCTACGGTGTTGAACAGGTCTTCTTCCGTCAGTTCCGCCGGTTTGCGGAACTCCGGGGCTGCTTTCAGCCTGGAGGCCGGAGTAGCGGCTACATTTTCGCCCAGCCCGAAGAAGGTATTGAAACGGTCCAGGATGTACCCGGTGGCTATGAACTTGTACACATGGTTGCGGGACTCTGAGGGCAGGAAATACTGGATACCCCAGAAATCTGTCCGTCCGCTGATGCGTTGCGCCCTTTGCACACCGCCTGCGCCGCAATTGTAAGCGGCCACTACCAGCAACCAGTCATCGAACTGGGTGTACAGCTCGTTGAGATATTTGGCCGCGGCTACAGTGGATTTGTAGAAATCCTTCCGTTCATCCACTTTCTTTCCCACGTTGAGGCCGAAAATACGGGCTGTGCTGCTCATGAACTGCCACATGCCTACCGCGCCCACACGGGAGCGGGCATTGTAGGACATCCCTGATTCAATCACGGCCAGGTACTTCATTTCCTCGGGGATACCATGATCTGAAAAGATCTTTTCTATCTGGGAAAAGTAAGGCGCAGCGCGACCGATCATCACGGTGAGGTGACGGCTGTAGCGGTTGGCGTAATCATTGATATACCCTGTAACGTAACGGTTATCGTTCATTTGCTCGTAAACCTTGGGGTTTCGAACGAGGGGAGGCATTGTCTGGGCAGCTTTTTTAACAGCTGCCGAAGCAGGAGATCCATGTACCGCAGTGTCCTTAGGCAGGTGTGCTGACTTTTTGAGCTTGACGGTATTGGTATCGGCGGGTGCTTCCTCTACGGAAACAGCCATCTCCTTAGGGCTCTTGCCACTGGCGGCGAAGGAACACAGGGTCCCAACCAGCGAGAAGAGTAATAAAAAGACTTTCGTCATACACTTTTGAATTTTATGATATATCTACTTGCTGCTCTTGCAACATGTTGTTTGCTATCTGCAATAAGTTCTCTTCATCAAACTCCTTTGTGATGATTTGCACCCCATAGGGCATTCCGTTGGAATGCCGTTGCAAAGGTACGGAAATCGCCGGAACCCCGGTCAGGTTTGCCAATACGGTATAAATATCCGCCAGGTACATGGCAATCGGGTCGTCCATTTTTTCCCCGATCCTGAATGCTGTTGATGGTACGGTAGGTAAGAGGATGGCATCGTATTCCCCCAGGATGCTGCGCATCTTCTCCACGACCAGCCTTCTGACCTGCTGTGCTTTGGTGTAGTAAGCGTCGTAATAACCGGCGCTCAGCACAAAAGTTCCCAGCAGGATGCGGGGTTTCACCTCTTTACCGAATCCTTCCGACCGGCTTTTCCGGTAGAAGTCAGACAGGTCGAGATTTTCCCCTGGCGTACGGTAGCCGTACTTTACCCCGTCGAACCGGCTAAGGTTGCTGGAGGCTTCTGCGGTGGTCAGCACATAATAGGCCGCCACAACATAATCCAGGTAATCGAAATTCACACCTTCAACGGTGTGTCCTGCTGATTTCAGCGTTTCAAAGAAGTTCTCATATCCCGTCCGCATTTCTTTATCGAGGCCTTCGTGGTGGAGGGCATCTTTTAAATACGCAAATCTCCGGGTTTTATTGTGCCGGAGACCTGCCTGATAATCAGGAACTTCCCGCTGGGCGGCGGTACTGTCGTACGCATCCGGCCCGGCGATGACTTGTAGAACTATGGCCACGTCTGCAATATTCGAGCCAAAAATGCCTATCTGATCGAATGAAGAGGCGTAGGCGATCAGCCCGTGGCGGGAGATCCGCCCGTAACTGGGCTTCAGTCCCACAATACCGCAGAAATCCGCCGGCTGGCGCACAGATCCACCGGTATCGCTGCCCAGGCTCACCTGGCAAAGTCCGGCCTGCACGGCCACAGCGGAACCACCGGAGGAACCGCCGGGTACCCGGCTGTTATCCAATGCGTTGAGCACTTTGCCGTAAGCGGAATTCTCATTGGTGGACCCCATGGCAAACTCGTCACAATTAAGGCGCCCGATGATAATGGCGCCTTCAGCAACAAGCCGTTCCACGGCAGTGGCGGAGTAGAGGGAGGTGAAGCCTTCCAGTATCTTTGATGCGGCGGTCACCTGATGCCCTTTGTAACAGATCACATCCTTGATGCCCACAACAACGCCGGCCAGGCTCCCCGGCCTTTCTCCTTTACGGATACGGGCATCAAGGTCCATGGCCTGCGCCAAAGCTTCTTCGGTAAATACTTCCAGATATGCGTTGAGGTGCCGGGACTGCCCGATCCTGTCAAGGTATAAGCGTACGATGGACTCGCAGGTCGTTTTTCCGGCATACAACGCCTCATGAAAAGACGATATACTGCTGAATTCAGTCAAACCTAAACCAGTTTAAATCTTGTGATGGAGATCTCTAAAATCGTGTAGATACGGTGTATCCGCAGTGGAAAGCGGCGGGACTATGCGTTTTTCTTAACGTCAGCTTCCTTCATGCCTTCTTCCATTTCGCGGCGCACGTTATCCTTGGCATCTTTAAATTCGCGAATACCCTTGCCAAGGCCACGCATTAACTCGGGAATCTTTTTACCGCCAAACAGCAGCAATACTACGAGGGCGATAAGGATCAGTTCTGTCATGCCTAGTTCTTGAAAGAGTAAGAGCGGTGATTTGGCGAAAATAGCAGTCATTTTCTCAGTTTTTATAATGTTCAGCTAACAAAGATATGGTTTAATTCGGGGTTTTTCAATCAACGGACGAGACTTTAATTAAGTTTTAAGAAAGGCATTCCGGCCTTTGGTTTGGTATAGATACGGGCTATGAGGGAGGGCGGTTTTCGGGAACAGGGATCTTTGCCAGGTTCCGGATTGTTCATAAAAAAAACGGGAGCCCTGTTGGACTCCCGCCTATACTAATTTCCCTGTATATAATATTACTTAACCCTTTTTTCCTTGATACGGGCAGCTTTACCCTGACGCTCGCGCAGGTAGTACAGTTTCGCCCTTCTTACTTTACCGGCCTTGTTCAGTACGATAGAGTCGATATTGGGAGAAAAATACGGGAACAACCTTTCCACGCCCACGCCGTCAGAGATCTTGCGTACGGTGAAAGAAGCCGTAAATCCGGTTCCCTGAACCTTTACCACATCGCCTTTGAAGGACTGGATACGTTCCTTGTTACCTTCCACGATCTTATAGTTAACGGTAACATTGTCACCGGCTTTGA
This genomic stretch from Chitinophaga sp. XS-30 harbors:
- the gatA gene encoding Asp-tRNA(Asn)/Glu-tRNA(Gln) amidotransferase subunit GatA; the encoded protein is MTEFSSISSFHEALYAGKTTCESIVRLYLDRIGQSRHLNAYLEVFTEEALAQAMDLDARIRKGERPGSLAGVVVGIKDVICYKGHQVTAASKILEGFTSLYSATAVERLVAEGAIIIGRLNCDEFAMGSTNENSAYGKVLNALDNSRVPGGSSGGSAVAVQAGLCQVSLGSDTGGSVRQPADFCGIVGLKPSYGRISRHGLIAYASSFDQIGIFGSNIADVAIVLQVIAGPDAYDSTAAQREVPDYQAGLRHNKTRRFAYLKDALHHEGLDKEMRTGYENFFETLKSAGHTVEGVNFDYLDYVVAAYYVLTTAEASSNLSRFDGVKYGYRTPGENLDLSDFYRKSRSEGFGKEVKPRILLGTFVLSAGYYDAYYTKAQQVRRLVVEKMRSILGEYDAILLPTVPSTAFRIGEKMDDPIAMYLADIYTVLANLTGVPAISVPLQRHSNGMPYGVQIITKEFDEENLLQIANNMLQEQQVDIS
- a CDS encoding lytic transglycosylase domain-containing protein; this translates as MTKVFLLLFSLVGTLCSFAASGKSPKEMAVSVEEAPADTNTVKLKKSAHLPKDTAVHGSPASAAVKKAAQTMPPLVRNPKVYEQMNDNRYVTGYINDYANRYSRHLTVMIGRAAPYFSQIEKIFSDHGIPEEMKYLAVIESGMSYNARSRVGAVGMWQFMSSTARIFGLNVGKKVDERKDFYKSTVAAAKYLNELYTQFDDWLLVVAAYNCGAGGVQRAQRISGRTDFWGIQYFLPSESRNHVYKFIATGYILDRFNTFFGLGENVAATPASRLKAAPEFRKPAELTEEDLFNTVEFNITGKYRMEAIAKKLGMEQAELERLNPDFARSLAGEDNSYDLRIPKEKMKAFLAEKEEILKASLQLTLDDKAATVDKSRFPAPVKMPEAKKGANTAKPVVKKTAAK
- a CDS encoding twin-arginine translocase TatA/TatE family subunit, which encodes MTAIFAKSPLLLFQELGMTELILIALVVLLLFGGKKIPELMRGLGKGIREFKDAKDNVRREMEEGMKEADVKKNA
- a CDS encoding RNA-binding S4 domain-containing protein, with translation MSAEKLRLDKYLWAIRIFKTRTQAAAACDTGKVKMNGTSVKASRNVNIGDQYEIKTEAKRWKIEVTGLLPNRLQYAEAIKYYLDITPEADQQFNQHVASSFHTGKRPSKIGRPTKKERRDLDDFMQED
- the rplS gene encoding 50S ribosomal protein L19 — encoded protein: MNAISFVHEQLTAGKQYPKFKAGDNVTVNYKIVEGNKERIQSFKGDVVKVQGTGFTASFTVRKISDGVGVERLFPYFSPNIDSIVLNKAGKVRRAKLYYLRERQGKAARIKEKRVK